In Rhodoligotrophos defluvii, a genomic segment contains:
- a CDS encoding quaternary amine ABC transporter ATP-binding protein codes for MTDRITIEHLYKIFGDAPQQALEMLRAGETKDSVLAKTEHVVGLNDVTLSVPAQAIYMVMGLSGSGKSTLARCINRLIEPTSGRILLDGEDIVSADEDRLRELRRTRISMVFQHFALLPNKSVIENVEFGLKIRGVPARERRRKADEVLAVVGLAAWGNHRPDALSGGMRQRVGLARALATDADVLIMDEAFSALDPLIRSEMQDELLRLQRVLKKTILFITHDFQEALKLGTRIAIMSDGAVVREGSPQDIVLSPGNDYVAAFTRDVDRARLFDAASVMVKADPIMLDTAGRTAGADLNGIAPAFVTDSAGRPVGVLPAEALRRIREGAAVQAVMSRNYGTVRPGTKLADVASLFGEDKPMAVVDDDGRLLGRIDPVRVLARIGTPAAMAAPQTNNSAGNQC; via the coding sequence GTGACGGACCGGATCACGATCGAGCATCTATATAAGATCTTCGGCGACGCGCCGCAGCAGGCATTGGAGATGCTGAGGGCCGGCGAGACCAAGGACAGTGTTCTCGCCAAGACGGAGCATGTTGTCGGCCTCAACGACGTGACTCTCTCGGTGCCGGCGCAGGCCATTTACATGGTCATGGGCCTGTCCGGCTCGGGCAAGTCCACGCTGGCGCGCTGCATCAACCGGCTGATCGAGCCGACCAGCGGCCGCATCCTGCTCGATGGCGAGGACATCGTGAGTGCTGACGAGGACCGCCTGCGCGAGCTGCGGCGCACCCGCATCTCCATGGTGTTCCAGCATTTCGCGCTGCTGCCGAACAAGAGCGTGATCGAGAATGTGGAGTTCGGCCTCAAGATTCGCGGCGTTCCGGCCAGGGAGCGGCGGCGGAAGGCCGACGAGGTGCTGGCGGTGGTAGGGCTTGCCGCTTGGGGCAATCACCGGCCGGATGCATTGAGCGGTGGCATGCGCCAGCGGGTGGGCCTTGCCCGCGCCTTGGCAACGGACGCGGACGTGCTGATCATGGACGAAGCGTTCAGCGCCCTCGACCCGCTGATCCGCAGCGAAATGCAGGACGAGCTCCTGCGCCTGCAGCGTGTCCTCAAGAAGACTATCCTGTTCATCACCCACGATTTCCAGGAGGCCCTCAAGCTCGGCACCCGTATTGCCATCATGTCGGATGGTGCGGTGGTGCGCGAGGGCTCGCCGCAGGACATCGTGCTCAGCCCCGGCAATGACTACGTGGCTGCGTTCACCCGCGACGTGGACCGGGCGCGGCTGTTCGATGCGGCATCGGTGATGGTGAAGGCCGACCCGATCATGCTCGATACGGCGGGCCGTACCGCCGGGGCCGATCTCAATGGAATTGCACCCGCCTTCGTTACGGACTCAGCGGGACGGCCCGTCGGCGTGCTGCCGGCCGAGGCGCTCCGACGGATCAGAGAAGGTGCCGCCGTCCAGGCGGTGATGTCGCGGAATTATGGAACCGTGCGCCCCGGCACCAAGCTGGCTGACGTCGCGAGCCTGTTCGGCGAGGACAAGCCCATGGCGGTGGTGGACGACGACGGCCGCCTGCTCGGACGCATCGATCCGGTCCGCGTGCTCGCGCGCATCGGCACACCGGCGGCGATGGCCGCGCCCCAGACCAACAATTCGGCCGGGAACCAATGCTGA
- a CDS encoding cysteine hydrolase family protein, with product MNPLKDPALIVVDMQNDFVRQGAPFEVPEARETIPTIARLIARFRAQGRPVIFTRYLAHPLYLPLKHKLTWIAALEPPINACVPGFMRAYGDVEGMRDVAAVVDELPPSAADPIVDKIYFSAFHGTDLEQRLASLAVGSVVVTGTVVEMCVEDTARHAVHFGLPTVMVSDAVSSNDPGAKRAALDGFARNYGWVMPAEAITLT from the coding sequence TTGAATCCGTTGAAAGATCCGGCGCTCATCGTCGTTGATATGCAGAACGACTTCGTCCGGCAGGGCGCGCCCTTCGAAGTGCCCGAGGCCCGGGAAACGATTCCGACGATCGCCCGCCTGATCGCGCGTTTTCGCGCACAAGGCCGCCCTGTGATTTTCACCCGCTATCTCGCCCATCCCTTATATCTGCCGCTGAAGCACAAACTCACCTGGATCGCCGCCCTCGAACCACCCATCAATGCCTGCGTGCCCGGTTTCATGCGCGCCTATGGTGATGTGGAGGGTATGCGCGATGTTGCCGCTGTCGTCGACGAGCTGCCCCCAAGTGCCGCAGACCCTATCGTGGACAAGATCTACTTCAGCGCGTTCCACGGTACCGACCTGGAGCAGCGGCTGGCCTCTCTCGCGGTGGGCAGCGTCGTGGTCACCGGCACGGTGGTCGAGATGTGCGTCGAGGACACCGCCCGGCATGCTGTCCATTTCGGCCTGCCGACGGTCATGGTCTCGGACGCGGTCTCGTCCAACGATCCCGGCGCGAAGCGCGCCGCCCTCGACGGCTTCGCCCGCAATTATGGCTGGGTGATGCCGGCTGAAGCGATCACGCTCACCTAA